ACCGAGCAGTGCAACAACAACAAGCGTCTCAGGAGGATGCAGCGCGACTGGACGAAAAAGCTCCACTATGTGGCCGTCGATACCAAAGACACCTTCTCCATGGATGTCATCGAGGGGGAGATAGTCAAGACCGCAGCAGGCACCGAGGGGACGCCCGATATAATCGTCGAGGCGGACAGCGAGACGATGTGCGATATGTTCTGGGGCGACATCAATCCCACCCAGAAGTACCTCAAGGGTGAGATAAAGGTCAAGGGGACCCAAGAGGATGTCATGAGGATCGATGCCATCACGGCCGTCATATGGCCCGACGTTTAGGGCGGTTCTCAAGACGGGGGGGTTTGGGGAGGTAAAGGGTAAGGGGGATGGTAAGTGCGGTGTGAGACAATAGGGGTGGCAGCAGGTATGGAATTCCTGGTTTGTAATGTTCTACTGGAACAGATAAAGGGCGGAGGTTAAAAGATGTCTATAATCGACGAAATATTGGGCGAAAAGGACGTAGAGAAGATAAGAAAGGAGACGGAGGAGAACTATCGGGAGTACGTAAATCCCTTTGCGATGAGGATGCTCAAGAACGCGAGCCTCGATATCATCGAAGGCAAGCGCGAGGGCGCCTCGGTCTGGGATATATCGGGCGAGAAATATATAGACTGCGTCACGGGAGCCGGTATATTCAACGTGGGGAGGCACAACCCGGAGGTGGTGGAGGCTTTAAAAAAGGCGCTCGACACCTACGACATGGGGGGGTGGATAAGCATTGTGAGGGAGAGGGGTTTGTTGGCAAAAAAGCTCGCGGAGATCACCCCAGGCAACCTCAAATACTCCCTCTTCTGCTGCGGCGGGGGTGAGGCGATCGAGGTGGCCATAAAGCTCGCCCGGGGCCATACCGACAAGCCGGAGATAATCTGCATGAATAACGGATACCACGGGGTCACCGGATTTGCCCTTCCGGCCACCGGCCGGGACGTCTACAAGAAGCCCTTCGCGCCGCTGACTCCCGGCTACGTCCACGTCCAGTACAACGACCTCAAGGCGGTGGAGGAGGCGATCACCGAGGAGACCGCGGCCGTAATGCTTGAGCCTATACAGGGGGAGGGGGGGATAATCCCCGCCGATGATGAATATTTAAGGGGATTGAGAGAGCTCTGCGACAAGAACGATATGCTCCTCATCTTCGACGAGGTTCAGACCGCCTTCGGGCGCACCGGGAAGATGTTCTGCGCGGAGCACAGCGGTGTCACCCCCGACATCATGGTCATGGCAAAGGCGCTCTCCGGCGGGCTATATCCTATATCGGCCGCCATCTTCACCGAGGAGATAAGCGACTTTCTGATGACCCACCCCTTTATCATCATCAACTCCTTCGGTGGGACCTCGCTTGCGTGCCTCGTGTCGCTGGCCGCCATCGAATACCTCGAGAAGAACGACCTGCCGGCCCACGCCGAGAAGATGGGAAAGAGGTTCTTAAAGGGTCTCGCCACACTAAAGGATAAATACCCCGACCTGATACTGGACGTTCGGGGCAAGGGGCTGATGCTGGGGATAGAGTTTCCGGAAGACAGCATCGGGCCGAGGATGTCTTACCAGCTCAGGCACAACGGTGTAATCTCCATCTACACCTTCAACAACCCGAGGATAATCAGGATCATGCCGACCCTCGTGATAAAGGAGGAGGAGGTCGATTTTGTGCTTGACGCCTTCGACAAGTCCCTTGCGGAGATAGCGAAGCAGGAGGCGAAAAACAGTTAGAAGAAGATAAAGGTTAATCTCAAAATATCAAAGGGGGAATTTATATGGCTGTTTTGAAGAGGGCCGTTGGCCTGAGAACCGTGGTTTCAACCGGAGCGGGAATGGCGCTTGCCACCGTAACGTACATATCTTTCATCGAGCTCGCAAGTTACCTAACCGGCAATTCAGCATGGATAGCGATCCTCACGTCGGGAACCATGGCGGTACTTGCGGGTTCATGTTTCTGTGAGCTCAATTCCATGTACCCCACTGCGGCGGGATTAAAGCTCTACGTTGAAAAGGCCTTCAACGAGCGTATCGCAATTATAATAGCAGGCGTCTACGTCATGGGACAGATCGCCATCGTGGGCGCCGAAGTCTTTATACTCTCTCAGGTGCTGTCTGTGGGAATTACGATAATCCCCCCGGTAATCTGGGCGATAGCCTTTATGGCAATACTATTTTTCCTGAATTACAGGGGAATCAGGATTGCCGGAATGACCCAGGACATCATCGCCTACACGATGTTCGCGGGCCTGATCCTGATTTCCGTCTACGGTTTTTACAGGATAGATTTTCACATACCAAATCCGATCGCAATTGGGAGCCTGGACGGCTTCATTCAGGCGGTGGCGATAGGTATAAGCTCATACATCGCATTCGAGTGGGTCGTCACGATATCGGAGGAGGTAACCGACGTAAAGCTGGTGCCAAAGGGGATGATGATAGGACTCGGAATCTTGGCGATAGTCTACGCCCTCTTTTCGACTGCCATGACCTCGGTTCTCGGAAACGAGGGAATGGTATGGGCGTTAAGGCCGGACTTCCTGCCGGCCGACATTCCGGTGCTCTTATAGGTGATCAGTGCAGATGGGCTTCCGATTCCTCACGTCCTGTATGGGATGAAGCTTTTGGGTAAATTTGGTCTCTATTTCATGATAGGTATGTCGATTTTGGCATCACTGACATCCCTGAACGCCGGACTCCTGACCTTCTCAAGGTTTGTCTATGCCATGGCCAGGGACTGGTCCCTCCCCAGGCTGTTCGCAAAGCTCCACCCAAGATACGCCACACCCTGGGTTGCAATGGTTGTGGTAATGATCTACGGGGCGCTTATTATCACATATACATTCGCCACCCACTTTGTCCTTTCGATGATCTTCACAATCGTGGCGGTGGAGTGCATGATGTACGTTATCATGGCGGTCTCTGTTATACGTCTCAGGTTTAAGGACCCCGAAAGGGAAAGGAGCTTTAAGATCAAGGGGGGGATAGTCTTTCCGATAATCGTGATTGTCATCTACGGGATAGTGGGCTATTTTATCCTCTTCGGCCCGGTTAGCAACGCCGATGATTTACTGGAACAGAGGATCGCCCTCTATTTCATTATTTCCCTTATAGTCTTCAATTCGTTGTATGCCTTCTTGATCTGGCCGAAGCTCAGGGCGAAGTATCAGAAAATTGCGGATGCAAGGGTGCCGAGAAGAAGGAGGAGGCCATAGAAAAAGTGTAATATAATACATAGAAAAATTCTAGAGCAGGAACTGTTCTATTGTATGAGATCATCTAACCGTATTTTTTTTGCATATTTTGTTTGCGACCGTATTTTGTTTAATATTGCAATATTGCCGGAATATGGTTGAATTGGGTTGAATTGAAACAGATTGAATCGAAATACGGTTGATGTTATAGATGCATCTGAGTGTGGTAAGATATTAATACCTTTACTTTTCTATCTGATCCTTATCGGGAAAAAGGAGGACTTGTTATGCTTAAAGAGAATATTCCAAACTCAATGATGTACATCTCAATTCTGACCATGAAGGAAATCATGGGGGAAAACGGTATTAAGGCAGTGCTTAATCATGCCAATATTCCAAAATACATAGAACAGATACCGCCGAACAACGACAAGCTTGAGGTGCCCCTTTCCGATTTCTCCAAGCTGTTCGTAAGCATCCTTGACATCTTCGGAGAAAAAGGGGCCAGACCGCTTCTCTATAATCTCGGGAAGAGGAGTTTTCACGTTATACTGGAGGAGAATCCCAACCTCTTCGGTCTGGTGGGATTGGGATTGAAGCTCCTTTCTAAGAAGAAGCGCCTGGAAAAGTTCTTCTCGGTCGCGTCGGGCGAGACGAACAAGATCTTTGGCGAAAACCAGAGATACACTATAACTGACGAGGCTTTTGAATTCGAGATCTATGACTGCTTCTGGTGCAAAGGTCTCAAGACCGAGGGGCCGATCTGTTTTGCCGAGATCGGATGGAACGTCGAGGCGATTAAGTGGGCCACGGGAGGGGATGAGCACGAGGTGAAGGAGGTGATGTGCCGGGCCAAGGGGGATGATATCTGTAAAATCGTTATATCGCTTAATCCAAAAGAGGATTGATCAAGTGAAAGAGAGAATTGAAATAATATGAAGGGGGAATAGAAGTATATTGATTAAAACACCCTTTAGTGATATGAGGTAAATCGTGTTAAAAGACTACATCCCAAACTCGCTGATGTATATAGCGCTTTTGACTATAAAAGATATTCTTGGAGAGAATGGTTTTAAGGCCCTGCTCAATCACTCTAAGATCTCAAAGTATATTGAAGCACTTCCGCCGAACGATGAAAAGCTCGAAGTGCCCCTTTCGGATTTCTCACAACTCTTTATGGGCATTCTTGATATTTTCGGCGAAAGGGGGGCGAGGCCGCTGCTCTTCAATCTCGGGCGGAGGAGCTTTAACATCATATTGGAGGAGAATCCCAACCTCTTCGGCCTGGTCGGATTGGGATTGAAGATTCTATCTAAAAAGAAACGTATTGACAAGCTCTTTACCATTGCTTCCAAGGAGACGAATAAGATATTCGGTGAGAACCAGAAGTACTATATGAGCGATGAGGGCTTCGTCTTCGAGATATACGATTGCTTCTGGTGCAGGGGTCTCAAGACGGAGGGCCCGATCTGTTTTGCGGAGGTCGGGTGGGACGTCGAGGCGGCCAAGTGGGCCTCGGGGGGGGACAATCACGAGGTAAGGGAGGTATTGTGCAGGGCCAAGGGAGACGATATGTGCAAATTCGTTATCTCGCTCGATCCGAAAGAGGATTGAAATTAGCCGAAGGGAGAATAGAAGCATATTAATTGAATTCCCCTTTTCAGCGATATGAGGCAAATTATGCTTAAAGATTACATCCCAAACTCCTTGATGTATGTTACGCTTCTTACATTAAAAGATATTCTGGGAGGTAATGGTTATAACGCGCTGCTCCAAAGTTCTAAACTCAATAAATACAGAGAGAAATTTCCCCCGAATAACGATAAACTCGGAGTATTGGGAAGTGAGTTTACTCAATTAATCAAAGGGGTCATATTTATTTTCGGTGAGAAGGGGGCAAGGCCTCTCCTCTACAACGCCGGACGCAGGGGGTTTCAGGTTATTCTTAAAGAGAACCCTGCCATGTTTAACCTCGTGGGTTTAGGACTGAAGGCGATGCCCAAAAGGAAGCGACTTGAAAAAGTCTTCTCCACCGGATCTAAACAGGCCAATAAACTATTTGGAGAAAACCAGAGATTTTATGTCAGTGAAGAAGGCTTCGTAAGTGAGTTTTTCGATTGCTTTTGGTGCAAGGGAATTAAATCAGAGGGTCCGATATGTTTTGGTGAATTGGGGTTTAATGCGGAGACCGCAAAATGGGCCACAGGAGACGAGCACGAAGTAAAGGAGGTTTTGTGCAGGGGCAAGGGGGACGATATCTGTAAGGTAGTTGTATCGCTCGATCCTAAAGAGGATTGATTGATCGTAGGAGGTCGTCAGCCGACCTCATTTTAAGGTGCGGGGAATAGGGGGAATTGGGGGGAATCATATAAAAAATATAGGGATGAGACAGGTTTTAGGGGCAGGGGGGGGCTGTTCTTTGTTAAGGAGACCATATCGTTTGCCGTGAGGGGGGTTGGAAGATTTAATTGGAATTCGGTTTCATGGTCGGTGACGATATTGTGCCGGGGCCTGAGAGGGTGTGGGGGGTGAGGGCGATGTCTCCCGTCTCGGGTTGAAGTTAAAATTTTAGACTTGTTTTGTATCCGCCGGGGTTTTCAGCTGTCCAGCCCTTGATAAGGGCAGGAATATATAGAAATTTTTTCATGCAATGTATTCAAAACAATTTGATAATAGGAGGTAAGATATGCCGCTTTCCGATTCAGAATTAAAAAAATTGGAGGAGAAGGCCTACCAGCTTCGCAAGGACGTCATTCAGACCGTCGCGTGGTCTGGCGGCGGACACGCCGGGGGAGCCCTCTCTCAGCTCGACTTACTTGTGGCGCTCTACTACAAGTATATGAACGTAGACCCCAAAAATCCCGAAAAGGAGGATCGGGACAGGCTTGTTCTTTCCAAGGGGCACGGCGGAGTCGGCTACGCGCCGGTCCTGGCGGACAAGGGATATTTTGAATTCGACCTGCTGAAGACCTTCAACCACACCGGCTCAAGATTCGGGATGCACCTTGACAAGCTGAAGGTCCCGGGCGTTGACGCTTCGACAGGCTCCCTCGGACACGGCCTTTCGATAGCGGTGGGGCTTGCCCTGGGGGCGAAGATAGGCGGGAAGAAGTGGATCACCTACTGCATCATGGGAGACGGCGAGCAGCACGAGGGATCGATATGGGAGGCGGCTATGGCGGCCGCCCATTTTAAGCTCGGCAACCTTATCGGATTTGTCGACAGGAATAGGTTCTGCATCGACGGAAAGTGTGAAGACATCATGAACGTGGAGCCGCTGGACAAGAAGTGGGAGGCGTTCGGCTGGAAGGTGGTGACGATCAACGGCCATGACTACAACGAGATATGTGGTGCAATCGATGAGGGGCTTGCCTATAAAGACGGGCCGTTTCTGATCATCGCCAATACGGTAAAGGGTAAGGGTGTTGAATTCATGGAGGGTGTGGCGGCCTGGCACTATGGTGGACTCGACGGCGAAAAGACCAAGGAGGCCCTGGCATCTATTGACAAGATGTATGGAAAATAGAAAAGGAGGTTAGTCATGGTAGAAGGTAGTGTAACATGGAGTTTATCCGACGCCGATCACATGACGGCCGCGGAGATATACGGCGAGATGCTCGTCAGGCTCGGGGAGGAGAGGGAGGAAGTGGTGGCCTTAACGGCGGACCTGGCGAGATCGACCAAGATAGGAAAGTTTGAGGAGAAATTTCCGGAGCGCTTTTTCAACGTCGGCATAGCCGAGCAGAACCTCTTCGGGATAGGCGCCGGACTCGCCCTGGCGGGATATATCCCCTTCATCTCGACCTTTGCGGTCTTTGCATCGTTGAGGGCCGGGGAGCAGGTGAGGACCGATATATGTTATCAGAACCTCAACTGCAAGATCATAGCGACGCACTCGGGCGTCTCCTTCGGGCAGGCGGGCTCCACCCACCACTGCACCGAGGACATCTCGGTGATGAGGTCTTTCGCCAACATGACGGTCATAGTCCCAGCAGACGGCATAGAGACCGCCAAGGCGGTAAGGGCCTGCATCGACTGGCCCGGCCCGGTGTACATAAGGATAGGGAGGGGCTTCGAGCCCTGGGTTCACAAGGACGACAAATACGACTACAAGATCGGCAAGGGGATAGAGATGGTCTCGGGGACCGACATTACGGTAATCGCATGCGGCCCATCGGTCTACGCCGCGGTGGATGCCGCCAAGACCTTGAAGGATGACGACGGGCTCTCGGTGAGGGTCATAGACCTCCACACCATAAAGCCGATAGACAAAGAGATTATTGTAAAGGCGGTCACGGAGACCAGGAGGATCGTCACCTTTGAAGACCACAACATAATCGGCGGCATGGGGACGGCCGTGGCCGACGTCATCGCGGAGTCGGGCAAGGGATGTGCCTTCAAGAAGGTCGGCATCCCCGACGAGTTCTCCATTGTCGGATACCCGGAAGACCTCTACAACCACTTCAAGATCGACAGCGAGGGCGTCATCGAGACCGTCCGTGAGGTCATGGGCAAGGAGTATGAAGAGGACGAGGACTGGGAAGACGAAATGTAGTAGTGAGAAAACCAGAAGAATAAGGAGGCGATATGCCTGACGATAAATATGTCCTTGCGAGGATCATGCTTAGGGCCGCCATCCCGTTGGCCAAGGTCTTGGTAGAAGACGATCCGAAGATGCGGGAAAAGTACCGCGGTTTCAACAGCGTCGTCCAGTTCGAGGTGAAGGGGAGCGAAGACCTTGTCGCCGTTATGAATTTCGTTGACGGGATTCCCGAACTCGGCTTTGAGCGCCACGAGAACCCGGACGTCAATTTCGTGTTCAAAAACGCCGGCCAGCTCAACAAGTTCTTCGCAGGAAAGATAGCAATGCCGAAGATAAAGGGGATGCTCAAGCTGGGGATTCTCCTCAAGGTGGTCCCGCTCCTTCTGGGGCTTACCCTGCTCCTTCCCTCCAAGAAGCCGAAAGACCCGGCAAAGAGGAAGCTCAAGGTAAAGCTCCTGTTCTATATGCTGAGCTCGGCCCTCTCCCAGATGAACAAGGCGGGGGACGAGGAGTTCAAAAGCTTTACAGAAAAGATGCCGGACCGCATCATCCAGTGGACGTGCCTTCCGGACGGGCCTTACGCCTATCTCAGGATAAAGCGGGGAAAGACCAAGGCGGGAAGGGGACTCTACACGAGGAGGAAGCCTTTCATAGATATGCAGTTTAGGGATGTTGACAGCGCCATCAAGGTGCTCACAAACGAGGTTGATCTCATCATCGCGGTAAAGGAGGGCTATCTCACCCAGATCGGATCGCCGGAGTACGGCGCAAAGCTGGGCTCTTACATGCTCAAGATCGATCAGTGGATCAGGGAGTCTTAGTCCATTTATCAAAAGCTAGAGAGTCTGTATATGATCGGGCTTTTGTGTTGTGCGGCTTGAGCAATCGTTGAATCGTAAAGGAGGGTCAATGGCCGAACTTAAAAGGGCCTTGAGGCTGAGGACCGTTGTGGCCACCAGCGCCGGAATGGCGATGGCCACGTCATGTTATGTCGCCGGGGTTGAGATAGCGAACATGATGGCGGGGCAGACGGCGTGGATAGCCATCCTCGTGGCGGGGGTGATGTGTATGTTGTCGGCCCTCTGCTTCTCGGAGCTGAGCGGGATGTACCCGTCTGCGGCGGGGTTGAAGCTCTATATCGAGAGGGCCTTCGGGGAGAGGACCGCGATCATCGTGGGGGCCTTCTACATTATGTGCGCCATAGCCATCGTGGGGCCCGAAACCCACGTATTGAGCAAGGTAATCGGAAGGGTCTTTCCGAACGTCCCGAGTCTGGTCTGGGTCTTCTTCTTCCTGGGGATAATCGGACTGATAAATCTCAGGGGGATTATCATCACGGGCTGGGTGCAGGATATCCTCTCGTACTCCATGATAACCTTCATGTTGATAGCCGGGGGATACGCGATATCGGTATCGGGAGTGAAGATCGGAGAGTTTTTTCATCCTGGTGACGCGATGGGCGTGGTCGAGGCGGCGGCCCTGGGGGTATTTCTCTACGTCGCCTTCGAGTGGGTGACCCCCCTGGCGGAGGAGGTCACCGACGGCATGATGATACCGAAGGGTATGCTAATGTCGGTGGGCCTCCTCGCGATTACCTACGTGGTGTTTATCACGGGGATGACGTCTGTTGTCGATAAGGAACTCCTCGCAGGCTCAAAAATCCCCCATATGCTGATGGGAGAGGCCCTCTTCGGTCAATACGGCCTCTGGTTCTTCGCCTTTATGAGCGTCATGGCGTCGATGACCTCCTATAACGCGGGATTTCTGAACTTCTCGAGATTCATGTACGCCATGGGGCGCGACAACGTCCTGCCCAGGGTCTTCTCGAAGCTTCACCCGAGTTACGCCACGCCCTGGTTTGCGGTTCTCGTTACGTTCACCATCTCCATAATTGCGTCCCTTTACGTGTTTCTTACAGAGAGGGTTATGATACTTATCAAGGTTACCGCCGCCATCGAGGTGATTATCTACATAGCCATGGCCCTGGCGGTAATCAAGCTTAGGCGTTCTAAGGCGGACGAAGTGCGCCCATTCAAGATACCGGGGGGGATTGTTGTTCCCGTTCTCGCAATCATCTTCTTCCTGGTGCTTCTCGTGGGAATCTACGCGGACGACATCGTTGTCCTTTACATAATGCTATCGATCCTGCTCCTCTGTGTCCTGTACACCTTGGCCGTTGTGCCGAGGCTCAAGGCCGCCTACGAGGCGAAGATGGCAAAGCGCGTCCCCAGGAGGAGGCGCCCGGGAAGCTCTTAGGGGGCAAAATAAAGCGGTTGCCGTTTTGTGTTTATGTTTGCCGTCGACGGCCGTTGATGCTAAAATAGGTGGGTGGAGAGAGGAGGTGAGGTATGCTTAAAGAACATATTCCGAACTCGATGATGCACATTACCCTCCACACGATTCAGGATATAATCGGAGAGAACGGGCTGAACGCGCTGCTGAATCATGCCAGGCTCACAAAGTACAGGAATAACTTCCCTCCGAATAACGAAAAAAACGAGGTGCCGATAGAGGAATTCAACGCGGTTCTCGGAAGTGTAATCGATATATTCGGCGAGAAGGGGTCGAGGCCCATACTATACAACGCGGGGCGAAGGGGATTTCAGATCACTCTGGAGAAGAATCCCGCAATGGTGGGATTTGTGGGCTTGGGACTCAAGCTGTTGTCTAAGAGGAAGAGGATCGAAAAAGTATTTAAGGTAGGGGCCGAGGGAACCAACAAGGTCTTCGGGGAGAACCAGAGGTTCTACGTGAGCGATGAGGGATTTGTCTGTGAGCTTTTCGACTGCTATTGGTGCAAGGGGCTCAAAAGCGAGGGGCCTATATGTTACGGCGAAATCGGGCTGGATGCCGAAGTGGCCAAGTGGGCCACGGGCGATGAGCACGAGGTTAAAGAGGTGTTGTGCAGGGCCAAAGGGGACGACGTCTGCAAGTTTGTAATCTCTTTCGAGCCCAAAAAGGAGAGTTAGAGCTTAGAGGTAAATTTAAGGAGTTTAAGATGAAGATAGGTGTTCCGACCGAAATAAAGGCGGAAGAGAACAGGGTTGCCCTGACACCGGCAGGCGCCGCCGCCTTTGTGAGCCACGGGCACAATGTTTTTATCCAAGAAGGGGCGGGTTTGGGCAGCGGCCTTACGGACGAGGAATATAAAGCCGCGGGGGCCAAGATACTCCCCGACAAGGAGGCGGTCTGGGCCGAAGTGGATATGATAATCAAGGTGAAGGAGCCGTTGGGGCCTGAGTTCGGCCTCATGGAAAAGCAGATCCTCTTTACATATCTTCACCTGGCGGCGGACGAGGAGCTTACGAAAAAGCTCCTCAAGACAAACATCGTTGGAATCGCATACGAGACGATCCAGCTTACGGACAAATCGCTCCCCCTTCTGGCCCCAATGAGCGAGGTCGCCGGGAGACTCTCCGTCCAGATGGGCGCCCGCTGTCTCGAGGCGATAAGCGGCGGCAGCGGAATATTGATCTCCGGGGTGTCCGGGGTGCCGCCGGCAAAGGTCGTTATCCTGGGCGCCGGGATAGCGGGTTCCAACGCCTGCTTTGTCGCCGTCGGTATGGGGGCGAGGGTCACTATTCTTGATGTCAATCCGGTAAAGCTGAGATATATCCACGACGTTATGGGCGGGCATGTGGTTACGGTCATGTCGAACCGGGCAAATATAGAGGAGGAGGTGCTTTCCGCGGACCTCGTCATAGGATCGATTTTGATTCCGGGGGCCAAGGCGCCGAAGCTTATCACAAGGGATATGGTCTCCAAGATGAAGAAGGGATCGGCAATAGTCGACATAGCTGTGGATCAGGGGGGGTGCGCGGAGACGACAAAGCCCACGACCCATAGCGATCCGATCTATATCGTCGACGACGTTGTCCACTACGCCGTGGCAAACATGCCCGGAGCCGTTCCCAGGACATCCACCTTCGCCCTGACAAACGCGACCCTGTCGTATGCGCTGGATATCGCCGATAAGGGCGTGGAAAAGGCGGTAAGGGATGACAATTCCCTCAAGAAGGGCGTGAACGTCATGGATGGAAATGTGACGTGCAGTGCCGTGGCCGATGCGTTCGATATGGAGTGTGTCGATTTAGATTTTTCTTGATTTATTAGCCGGTTTCCAATATAATAACACTTTAGTCTAATCGTGATGGGGCAAGTGTAATTTTATTGGAGTTGTGAAATCCCGTGCAGAGTTTGTGGTGATGCAAAGAGCTTGGGCAATTTCGGGGGTGAGTGGGGGAGGAGGGGAGAGGGTGAGTGGGGGATTAGAAAATAAGATCGATTCAATGATTGGAATGAATTGCATAGATCGGTATCTGATAGTTGAGTCAAGTTTAGTACCATAGAAGTAACTTAAGGGGAGTCTTTTCAATGCTCAACACCGTAGCCAAGATAAAGTCGACTTTGGACGAATATGTGGTCGGACACGATGACGTAAAGGAGGGGATACTCCTTGCCCTGATAGCCAGGGAGCACGTATATATCGAGGGTGCCCCCGGAACGGCAAAGACGATGCTTGCGGAGCTTGCCGCAAAGGCCGCAAACCTCCAGTTCTATTTCTACCAGTTTCACCGGGACACGAGGCTCTCGGAGCTTATCGGTGAATATATCATATCGAGGGAAGAGACGACTCAAAAATTGGAATCGGGAAACGGCAAGGGAGAGCTGATAAGGCAGCAGCTCCTTCCGGGAGGAATATTGACCGCCCAGATGGTGGTCCTCGACGACATCACCAGGGCGCCCGGGGAGGCCCTCAATATCCTGCTGAGGCTTCTTAACGAGAGGGAGTATCAGGGGATCAAACTGCCGCTTCTGACCGCTATTGCTACAAGCAACCCAACCCAGGACGATTACTACAACGAGCCCCTCGACCTCGCCAACCTCGACAGGTTTGCAATCCAGCTCAGATCCCAGGGACTCCTGACGCGGGGAAACTGGGACGAGGCGCTGTCGGTATTGGATTACTACGTAGACCACATCTTCGATAAGGACTCCATAAAGGGATTCGAGGCGGAGCTCTTTGAAAAGCCCATCGACTATCTCTTGGACGTAGAAGTGCCCCAGAAGGTCAGAAAGAGGCTGATGAAATTCCTCAGTAAGCTAATCGATGATTACCACCTCAACGAAACGAACTCCCTCCTGACCGACAGGACGTTTTTGGTGAAGGCCGTAAGGATCCTGAAGGCCAAGGCGATCCTCGAGGGGAGAAAAGAGGTAAGCCCAGGCGACCTCTCCGTCCTGAAATATATGACAACCTTCCGCGTGCCGGAAGAGATAGCCGAGCGGATCGAGGAGATACTCGAAAATCTCGACGAAAAAAAAAAGTAGATGAGCCGGAGCAAGAGGAATCGCAGCAGCCGGTAGAGGAGGAGAGCAGGACCCAGGACAGCCAGGAGGGGAATCAGGAGCCGGCGGAGCTTACCGACAAGGACTTCGAGAGATTCCCGGACGAATCGTTTATCGTCAAAGACCTTCTGCCCGCCCTGGAGAAGATGTCCGATGACGTTCGGGACAGGGTGGAGGAGAACACCAATAAGGAGACTCTGAGGGACGTTCGCCCTATACTGAAGGTCATCGAGGGAAACATCGTACAGAAGACACAGGACCTTATGAAGGACTACGGGGGATCGCCGAGGAGCTGGGCGCGCCTCGAAGACTTCTCCCAATTCGAAGATATAGATCCCGTTGAATCCTCCATATGGTTGGAACAGTTGAGTCCCACGCTGCCCAGGGCGCTTCTTAGGAAGAGA
This genomic stretch from Candidatus Zymogenus saltonus harbors:
- the ald gene encoding alanine dehydrogenase, whose translation is MKIGVPTEIKAEENRVALTPAGAAAFVSHGHNVFIQEGAGLGSGLTDEEYKAAGAKILPDKEAVWAEVDMIIKVKEPLGPEFGLMEKQILFTYLHLAADEELTKKLLKTNIVGIAYETIQLTDKSLPLLAPMSEVAGRLSVQMGARCLEAISGGSGILISGVSGVPPAKVVILGAGIAGSNACFVAVGMGARVTILDVNPVKLRYIHDVMGGHVVTVMSNRANIEEEVLSADLVIGSILIPGAKAPKLITRDMVSKMKKGSAIVDIAVDQGGCAETTKPTTHSDPIYIVDDVVHYAVANMPGAVPRTSTFALTNATLSYALDIADKGVEKAVRDDNSLKKGVNVMDGNVTCSAVADAFDMECVDLDFS
- a CDS encoding MoxR family ATPase; this translates as MLNTVAKIKSTLDEYVVGHDDVKEGILLALIAREHVYIEGAPGTAKTMLAELAAKAANLQFYFYQFHRDTRLSELIGEYIISREETTQKLESGNGKGELIRQQLLPGGILTAQMVVLDDITRAPGEALNILLRLLNEREYQGIKLPLLTAIATSNPTQDDYYNEPLDLANLDRFAIQLRSQGLLTRGNWDEALSVLDYYVDHIFDKDSIKGFEAELFEKPIDYLLDVEVPQKVRKRLMKFLSKLIDDYHLNETNSLLTDRTFLVKAVRILKAKAILEGRKEVSPGDLSVLKYMTTFRVPEEIAERIEEILENLDEKKK
- a CDS encoding APC family permease, translating into MAELKRALRLRTVVATSAGMAMATSCYVAGVEIANMMAGQTAWIAILVAGVMCMLSALCFSELSGMYPSAAGLKLYIERAFGERTAIIVGAFYIMCAIAIVGPETHVLSKVIGRVFPNVPSLVWVFFFLGIIGLINLRGIIITGWVQDILSYSMITFMLIAGGYAISVSGVKIGEFFHPGDAMGVVEAAALGVFLYVAFEWVTPLAEEVTDGMMIPKGMLMSVGLLAITYVVFITGMTSVVDKELLAGSKIPHMLMGEALFGQYGLWFFAFMSVMASMTSYNAGFLNFSRFMYAMGRDNVLPRVFSKLHPSYATPWFAVLVTFTISIIASLYVFLTERVMILIKVTAAIEVIIYIAMALAVIKLRRSKADEVRPFKIPGGIVVPVLAIIFFLVLLVGIYADDIVVLYIMLSILLLCVLYTLAVVPRLKAAYEAKMAKRVPRRRRPGSS